A region of Streptomyces cinnamoneus DNA encodes the following proteins:
- the lysS gene encoding lysine--tRNA ligase: MAQAQSTEADWVSRFADEVIAEGERRAPGKAIVVASGLSPSGPIHLGNLREVMTPHLVADEIRRRGHECVHVLSWDDYDRYRKVPAGIDPSWAEHIGKPLTAVPAPPGSPHGSWAEHFKAAMIEALDELGIEYRGISQTEQYTSGAYREQILHAMKHRGDIDAILDQYRTKAKPAKKSQKPLDEAELEAAEGSGAAAEDDGSGSTGYYPYKPYCTVCNKDLTTVTAYDDETTELTYTCACGHGETVLLKEFDHGKLVWKVDWPMRWAHEGVIFEPSGVDHSSPGSSFQVGGQIVGPIFDGVQPIGPMYAFVGISGMAKMSSSKGGVPTPGDALQIMEAPLLRWLYARRRPNQSFKIAFDQEIQRLYDEWDKLNAKVADGTALPADAAAHSRAVRTAAGELPATPRPLPYRTLASVVDITAGHDEQTLRILSDLDPANPVTSLDEARPRLDKAEHWINTQVPAESRTIVREEPDTEHLASLDDQARESLRLLLDGLDDHWSLDGLTTLVYGVPKVLAGLEPDAKPTPELKVKQREFFALLYQLLVSRDTGPRLPTLLLAVGADRVRKLLAA; encoded by the coding sequence GTGGCTCAGGCTCAGAGCACCGAGGCCGACTGGGTCTCCCGTTTCGCAGACGAGGTCATCGCCGAAGGTGAGCGCCGCGCCCCCGGCAAAGCGATCGTCGTCGCCTCGGGCCTGTCGCCCTCCGGCCCGATCCACCTGGGCAACCTGCGCGAGGTCATGACCCCGCACCTGGTCGCCGACGAGATCCGCCGCCGCGGCCACGAATGCGTCCACGTCCTCTCCTGGGACGACTACGACCGGTACCGCAAGGTCCCCGCCGGCATCGACCCCTCCTGGGCCGAGCACATCGGCAAGCCCCTCACCGCCGTGCCCGCCCCGCCCGGCAGCCCCCACGGCAGCTGGGCCGAGCACTTCAAGGCCGCCATGATCGAGGCCCTGGACGAGCTGGGCATCGAGTACCGCGGCATCAGCCAGACCGAGCAGTACACCTCCGGCGCCTACCGCGAGCAGATCCTGCACGCGATGAAGCACCGCGGCGACATCGACGCCATCCTCGACCAGTACCGCACCAAGGCCAAGCCGGCCAAGAAGAGCCAGAAGCCCCTCGACGAGGCAGAGCTCGAGGCCGCCGAGGGCTCCGGCGCAGCCGCCGAGGACGACGGCAGCGGCAGCACCGGCTACTACCCGTACAAGCCGTACTGCACCGTCTGCAACAAGGACCTCACCACCGTCACGGCGTACGACGACGAGACCACCGAACTCACCTACACCTGCGCCTGCGGGCACGGCGAGACCGTCCTCCTCAAGGAGTTCGACCACGGCAAGCTCGTCTGGAAGGTCGACTGGCCCATGCGCTGGGCTCACGAAGGCGTGATCTTCGAGCCCAGCGGCGTCGACCACTCCTCGCCCGGCTCGTCCTTCCAGGTCGGCGGCCAGATCGTCGGCCCGATCTTCGACGGCGTCCAGCCCATCGGCCCCATGTACGCCTTCGTCGGCATCAGCGGCATGGCCAAGATGTCCTCCTCCAAGGGCGGCGTCCCCACCCCCGGCGACGCCCTCCAGATCATGGAGGCCCCGCTGCTGCGCTGGCTCTACGCCCGCCGCCGCCCCAACCAGTCCTTCAAGATCGCCTTCGACCAGGAGATCCAGCGTCTCTACGACGAGTGGGACAAGCTGAACGCCAAGGTCGCCGACGGCACCGCCCTGCCCGCCGACGCCGCCGCCCACAGCCGCGCCGTCCGCACCGCCGCCGGCGAACTGCCGGCGACCCCGCGCCCGCTGCCCTACCGCACGCTCGCCTCGGTCGTCGACATCACCGCCGGCCACGACGAGCAGACCCTGCGCATCCTCAGCGACCTCGACCCGGCCAACCCCGTCACCTCCCTCGACGAGGCCCGCCCCCGGCTCGACAAGGCCGAGCACTGGATCAACACCCAGGTGCCCGCCGAGTCCCGCACCATCGTCCGCGAGGAGCCCGACACCGAGCACCTCGCCTCCCTCGACGACCAGGCCCGCGAATCCCTGCGCCTGCTCCTCGACGGCCTCGACGACCACTGGTCCCTCGACGGCCTCACCACGCTCGTCTACGGCGTCCCCAAGGTCCTGGCCGGGCTGGAGCCCGACGCCAAGCCCACGCCCGAGCTGAAGGTCAAGCAGCGCGAGTTCTTCGCCCTGCTCTACCAGCTGCTCGTCAGCCGCGACACCGGCCCCCGCCTCCCCACCCTGCTCCTCGCGGTCGGGGCCGACCGGGTCCGCAAGCTGCTCGCCGCCTGA